The region CAGGGCCTGGCCCGCGGCATGCAGGTCAAAGGCCGAGTAACCTCGCCGACCTTCGTCATCGCCCGCGAACACCGCTCCCTCTGCGGCGGCCCCGCCCTGGTGCATGTGGATGCCTACCGGCTCATCGACGAATCCGGCAGCGGCGACCCACTCGGCGAACTCGACGCCCTCGATCTCGATACCGACCTCGACAAGGCCGTCGTCGTCGCTGAGTGGGGAAGAGGCCTAGCCGAAGAACTCTCCGATACCTATCTTGCGGTGACAATCGACCGCGAAGCCGAAGACGCCAGCTCCGAGGACGCGCGCGTTATCACCTGGAACTGGGTCGGCTAGCGTTCCTTCTCTTTGCGCGTGTTGGGGGTTCCCCCAACACGCGGGTAGCATCGGGAAAGTTAGATCCCTGTGAGCAATTGTCTATAAGGAGAACCATGACTAAGGCCGCGCGTAATTTTGTTGCTCTTGTCATTGCTGCGTTTGCGGTGGTGATGATGGTGCTGGTCGCCTCGTCGATGATGCGCGAGGACAACAACCTCGAGGGCAACCTCAGCAATACGCTGGAGTCGGCGCCGGGCAATCTGGACAACATGATTCTGGTCCCGATGGATGTCTACGGCCCTGATTACCAGGCCATCGGCTTTGTCTGCTCGGGCACCACCGAAGAGGATCTCAGCGCGAGCGCCCTGAACCCGGAGGAGTTCTCCTTGGAAAATGGTGCGGTTCCGGAAGGTGACTCTTATGCCATTGCGTTTGGCCCGACCACTGGTTCTCTCTACGTTGAGGAGCTGAACCCGAACGAGGTTGAGGTCTGCGAGATGATTGGCCTGCAGATGCAGTTCATGGAGCAGCAGGGCCAGGACACCACTGGTGTGCCGATGCTGCAGGGTAACCAGCCGCTGACCTTCCAGCGCGGTGAGCACAACACCTGGAAGCTGGTGGGCTAAATGCGCGTGCTGGCCATCGACACCGCGACCACTGACCTGGTCACCGGCATCGTCGATACCAACACCGGCGCGGTCACTGAGCGCATCATCGCTGATACCCGCGCCCACAACGAACAGCTTGTGCCGACGGTGCAAGCACTGCTTTCCGATGCCTCCTTAAACTTCAACAACCTCGACGCCATCGTCGTAGGCTGTGGCCCGGGACCTTTTACCGGCTTGCGCGTCGGCATGGCATCGGCGCAGGCCTTAGGCCAGGCACTCGGCATCCCGGTACACGGGGTGTGCTCACACGATGCGATTGCGCATGCTATTGCCGCAGAATTCCCCAGCGAAAAGCTACTGGTGACCAGCGATGCCCGCCGCAAGGAGGTCTACTTTGCGGTCTACGACGGTGCGGAGCGCACCTTCGGCCCTGAGGTCATCGCCCCAGAGCAACTATCCGCTGAGGTCAACCGCATCATCATTCCAGATGCCTTGGCAGCGCGACTGCCTGTCGAATTAGCCGACCTTCCTCGTCAGGCCGCGAACCCGCGCCCAGCAGGGCTCGTCGCCGTCGCTGATTTGGATTCCACCCCGGAACCACTCGTGCCGTTGTACCTGCGCCGCCCGGACGCAAAGGAGCCAAAGGCCCGCCCGCAGTCGCCGGCGATTCCGAAGGTGGAGCTGTGAAGCTACGCGAGCTCACCTTCGACGACGCTGCCCGCTGCGCCGAATTAGAAGAAGTACTCTTTCCCGGCGAAACCCCGTGGTCGGAGAAAATCTTCTGCCAAGAAATGGCCGGTCGTTTTAACTTCTACTTGGGCGTGGAAGATGATAAAGGCGAGGTTGCCGAGGCTGGTACGTTGCTGGGGTATGCGGGCATCGGCAGGCTAGGCCCCGCTGATGACCCGGAATACGAAATTCATACCATCGGTGTCGACCCCGCAGCCCAACGTCGTGGCGTAGCCCGGATGATGATGGACAACATCATCCACATCGCGGATTTAGAAAAGGCCCCGGTCTATTTGGAAGTCCGCGTCGGCAACGAACCCGCCATTGCCCTGTATGAGGCCTACGGCTTTAGCAAGCAAGGCATCCGTCGCAATTACTATCAGCCTTCTGGCGCTGATGCTCACGCCATGATCCGCCCGCGCAGCAGCGAAAGGAACAACTCATGATCATCCTCGGTATCGAGTCCTCCTGCGATGAGACCGGCGTTGGCATCGTCGAGCTTTCCGATGACGGCACCACCCGCATCCTCGCCGACTCCGTCGCCTCCTCCATGCAGGAGCACGCCCGCTTCGGCGGCGTCGTTCCCGAGATCGCTTCGCGTGCGCACCTTGAAGCCATGCCGCAGGTGATGGATGCTGCGTTGAAGGAAGCGGGCATCGACAAGCCTGATGCCGTTGCTGCCACTGTGGGCCCGGGTCTCGCCGGCGCGCTGCTGGTTGGTGCTTCCGCCGCCAAGGCTTACGCCGCTGCCTGGGACGTTCCTTTCTACGGCGTCAATCACCTCGGCGGTCACGTTGCCGTGGCGAATCTCGAGGGCGAGGAGCTGCCGCATTCCATCGCGCTGCTCGTCTCCGGCGGTCATACCCAGTTGCTCGAGGTCCAGGCTGTCGGCAAGCCGATGCGGGAGTTGGGTTCCACGCTTGACGATGCCGCCGGCGAAGCCTATGACAAAGTCTCCCGCCTGCTCGGTCTTGGCTATCCGGGTGGGCCGGTCATCGATAAGTTGGCTGCCCGCGGTGAGCCCACCATCGATTTCCCGCGCGGCATGTCGCGTGCGGAGGACCTGCGCGGCCCACACCGCCACGACTTTTCGTTCTCCGGTCTGAAGACCTCCGTGGCTCGTTACGTCGAACGTGCCGAGAAGGAAGGCCGCGTCATCTCCGTCGAGGACGTCTGTGCCTCCTTCCAAGAAGCCGTCGCCGACGTGCTTACCGCCAAGGCCCTGCGCGCCTGCGAAGACACCGGTGCCAAGACCCTCCTGCTCGGCGGTGGTGTGGCCGCGAACGCCCGCCTGCGCGAGCTTGCCGCGCAGCGTTGCGAAGCCGCCGGCGTCGAACTGCGTGTCCCACGTTTTAAGCTCTGTACCGACAACGGCGTCATGATTGCCGCCCTGGCTGCCCAGCTCATCCACGAAGGAGCCCAGCCCTCCGACTTGAGCGTCGGCACGGACACCCAACTCGAGGTCGAAACCCCTCTGGTCACCAGTGTCGCTTAGGTAAACAGCGTCACGTAGTTTCGTGACGCTGTTTACCTAGAATTCGCCTTTCTCCAGATGCGAGGTAGTGGGGGCGGTTATATGGTGTGGACGACTATTGTTGGTTCGTCCAAGGAGCGCCATGACCGCTGGATTCCTCGTAAACCCTGACCTGACCCGCCGCCAGATTGAGTTCGAACTCGATCACGCCCAGGAGTTTCTTGGAGGGGACAAAGAAGACCGTGTCTCGGTGGTCTTCCAAGAAGACGGCAGCACTTATGCTGCACTGTTTAATCCGGAAGCCAAGGCTGAGGGTGCAGAACCGAACCCGGTGGCCTCACTGGCCCGCAACGCCGCTGATACCGGCAATGCGTCTTTCCTCCAGGACCCGATTCGCGCGATTTCCGGTCCGGTCATTTTCGTCGACGCGGAAGGTAACGACGACATCGAGACCGTCATCGCCGCAGTCGAGCACGGCATTCGCGCGCTGAACAACTACCGCGAGGACTACCCAGAAGAATACGAACTCTGGCACAACGCGGTGCGCAACTCCGACAAGCAGGCCTAGCCAACACCTCTTTAATTGCGCAGTTGTGGGTGGAACTGCGCTGTTCGCGGAGGGCGTACTGACTGTGCGTGGCGCGTTGTTGAAGGGTTAGCAGTCTCGGGGGTAGAGTGCTAGTCAGGTTGTTTGACCCACAGTTGTTCACCCGCGACGACGGCTGTGCTGGACATCCGCAACCGGCACACGCGTGCGATAAACGCATGCACCCTATGAATTAGACGGAGGAAACATCATGGCAAACATCAAGCCACTGGAGGACAAGGTCCTCGTGCAGATCATCGAGGCTGAAGCAACTACCGCTTCCGGCCTGGTTATCCCGGATTCCGCTAAGGAAAAGCCGCAGGAAGCTACCGTCGTTGCAGTGGGCCCGGGTCGTACCAACGACAAGGGCGAGGTTATCCCGGTGGGCGTCAACGAAGGCGACACCGTGGTCTTTTCCAAGTACGGCGGTACTGAGCTGAAGTACGACGGACAGGAGTACCTGCTGCTGTCGGCTCGTGACCTGCTCGCAGTCGTCGAGAAGTAGGCCAACCTATGCCAAAGCTGATTGCATTTGATCAGGAGGCCCGCGAAGGCATCCAGCGCGGCGTGGACACGCTTGCCGATGCCGTCAAGGTCACCCTGGGCCCACGCGGCCGCAACGTGGTCCTGTCGAAGGCCTTTGGTGGCCCGACCGTGACCAACGATGGCGTGACCATTGCTCGCGATATCGATGTTGACGAGCCTTTCGAGAACCTCGGCGCACAGCTGGTGAAGTCCGTAGCCGTCAAGACCAACGACATTGCTGGCGACGGCACCACGACTGCAACCCTGCTGGCACAGGCGCTGATTTTTGAAGGCCTGCGCAACGTTGCTGCCGGTGCTAACCCGGTCGAGCTCAACCGCGGTATCGCAGCGGCTGCTGAAAAGGTCGTTGAGGAGCTGAAGAAGCGCGCGACCCCGGTGAACTCCGCATCGGAGATTGCCCAGGTGGCGACCGTGTCTTCCCGCGATTCCGAGGTCGGCGAGATGGTCGCTGGCGCAATGGAGAAGGTCGGCAAGGACGGTGTGGTCACCGTCGAGGAGTCCCAGACCATCGACTCGGCTGTCGATGTCACCGAGGGTATTTCCTTCGACAAGGGCTACCTGTCGCCTTACTTTGCCACCGAGGAAGAGACCAACCACGCAGAGCTTGACGATGCCGCCATCCTGCTGGTACGCAACAAAATCTCCTCCCTGCCAGACTTCCTGCCTTTGCTGGAGAAGATCGCTGAGTCCAACCGTCCGACGCTGATTATTGCTGAAGACGTCGAGGGCGAGCCGCTGCAGGCACTCGTGGTCAACTCCATCCGCAAGGTGCTCAAGATTGCTGCGGTCAAGGCACCGTACTTCGGTGAGCGCCGCAAGGGCTTTATGGATGACCTGGCGGTTGTCACCGGTGCCGCCGTCGTGGACCCGGAGGTCGGCGTCAACCTCAACGAGGTCGGCCTGGAGGTTCTGGGTTCGGCACGTCGCGTGACTGTGACCAAGGAAGATACCGTCATCGTTGATGGTGCCGGTACTGCTGAGGCCGTCGAGGAGCGTCGCGAGCAGCTGCGCCGCGAAATCGAGCGCACCGATTCCACCTGGGATAAGGAAAAGCTCGAAGAGCGCCTGGCGAAGCTCTCTGGTGGCGTGGCGGTTATCCGCGTTGGCGCTGCTACCGAGACCGAGGTCAACGAGCGCAAGCTGCGCGTCGAAGATGCCATCAACGCCGCACGCGCTGCGGTCGAAGAAGGCGTCATCGCTGGCGGTGGTTCCGTGCTGGTCCAGATTTCTCGCGAGCTGGAAAAGTACGCGGAGTCGTTTACGGGCGAGGCCCAGACCGGCGTGCTGTCTGTGGCCCGCGCACTGACCCGCCCGGCCTACTGGATTGCGCACAACGCTGGCCTGGATGGCTCCGTTGTCGTCTCCCGTATCGCTGACCTGCCTAACGGTGAGGGCTTCAACGCCTCCACCTTGGAATACGGCAACCTGCTGGACAACGGCATCATTGACCCGGTGAAGGTCACCCACTCCGCAGTGGTTAATGCCACCTCTGTGGCTCGCATGGTGCTGACCACGGAAGCCTCCGTGGTGGAAAAGCCTGCCGAGACCGAAGAGCCGGCTGGCCACCAGCACTAATTTTTCCGCTACGACATCCCTTCGTCACCAACTTGGTGGCGGAGGGATTAGTAGTATCAGATGGATGACAACTGCTGAGTTCATCCAGGTGCGCGGCGCGCACGAGAACAACCTGCGCGGTATTTCCGTCGATATTCCCAAACGCCAGCTCACCGTCTTTACCGGCGTGTCTGGTTCAGGCAAGTCCTCGCTGGTCAATGAGACTTATCCCGGTTTCGTGCAGGGTTTCATGCAATCCCCACCGCGCCCGGATGTTGAACAGCTTTCCGGGCTGACTGCTGCCATTGTGGTCGGTCAAGAACCTTTGGCGCCCAATAGCCGTTCCACCTTCGGCACCGCCGCAGATATCACCGGCGGGTTGCGCATTCTCTTCTCCCGCTTGGCTGAGCCTTCTGCTGGCGGTCCCGCGGCCTATTCCTTCAACGTGCCTTCCGCCTCGGGCCAAGGTGCCATCGAGGTCAACGGCACCAAGGAAGTCCGCCGCTTTAGCCGCACCGGCGGTATGTGCCCGCGCTGTGAAGGCACCGGCCAGGTCTCCGATATTGATACCCACCAGCTGCTCGACTACTCGCTTTCGCTTAACGATGGCGCCATCATCTACCCCGGCATGAAAGTCGACTCCTGGATGTGGAAAGCCTACGCCGAATCCGGGCTGTACCCGGCGGACGTGCCCATCCAAGATTTCACCGATGACCAACTCCACGACCTGCTCTACCTCGATGACGTCAAGGTCAAAGTCAACGGTATTAACGCTTCCTACCAGGGGCGCTCGTGGCGCGCCTGCGCAACAACGTGTTGTCGCGCCCCATCGAGAGTCTGCAAAAGCACATGCAGGCCTTCGTCGGACGCGCTGTCGTCTTCATCGACTGCCCCGACTGCGGCGGCACCCGCTTAGCCCAGCACGCCCGCGAGTCCTACCTCAACGGTGCCTCTATTGCAGACGTGTGCGATATGGAACTTGTCGATGTCGCCACCTGGCTATCCGGCATCAACCATCCCGCAGCCGCCCACCTCGCCGCCTCCGTGAACAACGCCATCGAAGTCGGCTTGGGCTATTTGAGCCTCAACCGACCCGCGGGCACGCTTTCGGGCGGTGAGGCCCAGCGCACCCGCATGATCCGCCACCTTGGTTCCGCGCTTTCCGATGTCACCTACGTCTTCGACGAGCCCACCTCCGGCCTGCATCCACACGACATCGACAAGATGAACGACCTGTTGCTGCGCCTGCGCGACAAGGGCAACACCGTACTCGTCGTGGAACACAAACCGCAGACCATCGCGATTGCCGATTACATCGTCGACATCGGACCCGGCGCCGGCCCGCATGGCGGCGAGGTCGTCTTCGCCGGACCCGCCTCCGACTTCGCCGACGCCGATACGCTGACCTCGCGTCACCTCCACGACCGCGTCGCGCTGAACACGACCTCGCGCAGCGCCACCGGCACACTTCCGATTCGTGATGCCCGCGCCAACAACCTCCGCGGCATCGACGTCGACGTCCCCTCAGGCGTCCTTAGCGCCATTACCGGCGTGGCTGGTTCCGGCAAATCCTCCCTGCTATCCTGCCTGCCCGACGATATTGCCGATCGCGTCCTCATCGTCGACCAATCCACTATCCGCGGCTCGAGGCGATCCAACCCCGCAACCTACACCGGCGCCTTCGACTCCATCCGCAAAGCCTTCGCCAAAGCCAACGACGTCAAACCCGCACTCTTTTCGGCCAACTCCGAAGGAGCCTGCCCCAACTGCAACGGCGCAGGATCCGTCCACGTCGACCTCGGCGCCCTGTCTGGCGTCGATGTCACCTGCGAGGTCTGCGAAGGCCGCCGCTTTTCCGCGGAGGTCCTCACCTACACCCTCGGTGACCTCAACATCGCCGACCTGTTGGACCTGCCTGCCGAACAGGCAGGCACCTTCTGCCGCGAGAACCGCATTAATCCCGCTAAGCGCATCTGCGACATCCTCGTCTCCGTCGGACTCGGCTATCTCCCACTTGGCCAAGCACTCAACACGCTGTCTGGTGGCGAGCGTCAACGCCTCAAGCTGGCTGTGCACATGGCAGAAAAGAAACCCTCAGCCGACATCCTGGTACTCGATGAGCCGACAACGGGGCTGCACCTGGCGGACATCGATAAGCTGCTGGCTTTGCTCGACTCCCTGGTCGAGGGAGGCACGACCGTCATCTGCGTCGAACACCACCTGGCGGTCATTGCCCATGCAGATCACATCATCGACTTAGACCCAGGCGCGGGCAGCGACGGCGGCCAGCTGGTGGCAGCGTGTACCCCGGAAGAACTGACTACCCACCCCGAGTCAGTCACGGGTCACCACCTAGCGAAGTATGCGTCTGCCAACTAAAGCAGCAGATTCCGATGGGACTTGTAGGAGCGTTGACGCTCATACCCCCCCGTAGAAACGTTGTACGTTTCTACGCTTTTACGCGTGCCTTGCGACGCGAGCGCAGTGCAGCGACACGCTCGGATTCGCTCATGCCGCCCCAGACGCCATAAGGCTCCGCGGATTCGAGGGCGTGCTCGCGGCACAGCTCGAGAACGGGGCACTGGTTGCAGATGGCCTTCGCGCGGTTTTCGCGGCGGATGCGGGCGCGGCCGCGTTCTCCGTCGGGGTGGTAGAAGACGTCTGAGTTTTCTCCTCGGCAAGCACCTTGTAGCTGCCATTCCCAAAAATCAGCATTGGGGCCAGGAAGCAAATGCGGCAGAGACACGAACGTAACTCCTTAGGTGGAACAAGTATCCGATAACAACGTTCGTAGTGTGCGCCGCCTCGGTAAACTTTAAGTTACTAACTGTTGACATTTCGGTGCCCTAGCGTGCCTGGCCCCGTGTGCGCCGGCGTTTACCTGGAAAAATTCAGAAAGTGAACTATTTATGAACTTTCTCTTTAACGCCGAAAATAGGGTTGTATGCACCGGTGTGTAACAATAGCTGTGCATAAACCCCTACCCCGATGTAGTGAAGGAAAACTGCAGTGAGCGATGCCGAACAGGAACTAGCGGACCTGGTTCCGCTAGCTGTCGACGGCGATAGGCGCGCACTCCAAGACATCCTCAAGCTGGTATATCCGCAGGTGCTGCGGTATTGCCGTGCGCGTATCGGCGGGTATCGCCAACCTACTGCGGAAGATGTCGCCCAAGAGATTTGTCTCGCGCTTTCGACGTCGATTTTCTCCTACCGCGATACGGGTCGCCCCTTCATGGCCTACGTCTACGGCATTGCTTTCAACAAAGTCACCGATGCGCACCGCGCCATGGGTCGAGATCACTCCAGCCCGACCGAAGACATGCCGGAGACTGTCGCCCGTGACGATAATCCGGAAGATTCAGCTCTTGAACAGGATGGAAGTAACAGAGTCAGGGCTTTGCTCGATACGTTAAGTGATAAGGCACGAGACATCGTTATCCTGCGCGTTTTCGTCGGCTTGACCGCTGAAGAAACCGCAGAGGTAGTCGCCTCCACCCCGGGAGCTGTTCGCGTTGCCCAACACCGCGCACTCGCGCAACTGCGTAAGAAACTCGCTGCGCAGCAACCTGAATAGAGACCGGATTCGAGGAAAGGAGTAGGCCATGGCACAGGATAAGAATTCCCGCCCCAGCGGCGATGCTCAAGAGTTTTTGCAGCCTCTGCTGGACGATGATGCTTTTTTGACCGAGCTTTCCCAGGGCAACGACCCCAGCCACGGTGAAGACCCGTTGGCAGGGGCGCTGCTGGAGTTGCGTGATGACGTCGAAAAGCAGATGCCCCCGGCTCCGCGCATCGAAGGTGCGGACAATGTCATTGCGCTGCCTACTGGACGGCGTCGCCGTCGCCCGCGCCCGATCATGCATGGCCTCATTGGTGCGGCTGCTGCCACCTTGCTTATCGCCGGTTCCGGTGCGGTCATCATGGACGCCAAGCCAGGCTCGCCGCTGTACGGGCTCAACCAGCAGATGTTTGGCAACGACAAAGCCAACGTCGAGCTGGCTTCCACCTTGGATGAGATGGAATCCCGTGCCGCCGAAGGGGATATGGACGGCACGCGTGCCCTGCTGGCCGAGGCCCGCCGCATCATGGACGGCTCGCGTTCTAGCGACAAGCCGACCCGCACCCCGGAGCCAACCTCTGAGCGTCCAGCGCCAGCACCGGTTCCAGAAACCGAAACTGCCACGGTCACCGACACCCCGGCCCCGGAGACGGAGACAACCACCGTGCACGTCACCGAGCGCGAAACGGTCACGGTCACCGAAACCACCCGCGAGCCGCTTATCCCGCTGCCGGATTGGGGAGAGGACGAGGAACCCACCGAATTGCCCACGGCGGAACCGTCA is a window of Corynebacterium camporealensis DNA encoding:
- the rimI gene encoding ribosomal protein S18-alanine N-acetyltransferase, translating into MKLRELTFDDAARCAELEEVLFPGETPWSEKIFCQEMAGRFNFYLGVEDDKGEVAEAGTLLGYAGIGRLGPADDPEYEIHTIGVDPAAQRRGVARMMMDNIIHIADLEKAPVYLEVRVGNEPAIALYEAYGFSKQGIRRNYYQPSGADAHAMIRPRSSERNNS
- a CDS encoding WhiB family transcriptional regulator is translated as MSLPHLLPGPNADFWEWQLQGACRGENSDVFYHPDGERGRARIRRENRAKAICNQCPVLELCREHALESAEPYGVWGGMSESERVAALRSRRKARVKA
- the tsaB gene encoding tRNA (adenosine(37)-N6)-threonylcarbamoyltransferase complex dimerization subunit type 1 TsaB, translating into MRVLAIDTATTDLVTGIVDTNTGAVTERIIADTRAHNEQLVPTVQALLSDASLNFNNLDAIVVGCGPGPFTGLRVGMASAQALGQALGIPVHGVCSHDAIAHAIAAEFPSEKLLVTSDARRKEVYFAVYDGAERTFGPEVIAPEQLSAEVNRIIIPDALAARLPVELADLPRQAANPRPAGLVAVADLDSTPEPLVPLYLRRPDAKEPKARPQSPAIPKVEL
- the groES gene encoding co-chaperone GroES — encoded protein: MANIKPLEDKVLVQIIEAEATTASGLVIPDSAKEKPQEATVVAVGPGRTNDKGEVIPVGVNEGDTVVFSKYGGTELKYDGQEYLLLSARDLLAVVEK
- the tsaE gene encoding tRNA (adenosine(37)-N6)-threonylcarbamoyltransferase complex ATPase subunit type 1 TsaE; this encodes MQDSFARSGRIELPTVTDTHDFAAQLGAALEPGDVVILDGPLGAGKTTFTQGLARGMQVKGRVTSPTFVIAREHRSLCGGPALVHVDAYRLIDESGSGDPLGELDALDLDTDLDKAVVVAEWGRGLAEELSDTYLAVTIDREAEDASSEDARVITWNWVG
- the tsaD gene encoding tRNA (adenosine(37)-N6)-threonylcarbamoyltransferase complex transferase subunit TsaD, coding for MIILGIESSCDETGVGIVELSDDGTTRILADSVASSMQEHARFGGVVPEIASRAHLEAMPQVMDAALKEAGIDKPDAVAATVGPGLAGALLVGASAAKAYAAAWDVPFYGVNHLGGHVAVANLEGEELPHSIALLVSGGHTQLLEVQAVGKPMRELGSTLDDAAGEAYDKVSRLLGLGYPGGPVIDKLAARGEPTIDFPRGMSRAEDLRGPHRHDFSFSGLKTSVARYVERAEKEGRVISVEDVCASFQEAVADVLTAKALRACEDTGAKTLLLGGGVAANARLRELAAQRCEAAGVELRVPRFKLCTDNGVMIAALAAQLIHEGAQPSDLSVGTDTQLEVETPLVTSVA
- a CDS encoding sigma-70 family RNA polymerase sigma factor; its protein translation is MSDAEQELADLVPLAVDGDRRALQDILKLVYPQVLRYCRARIGGYRQPTAEDVAQEICLALSTSIFSYRDTGRPFMAYVYGIAFNKVTDAHRAMGRDHSSPTEDMPETVARDDNPEDSALEQDGSNRVRALLDTLSDKARDIVILRVFVGLTAEETAEVVASTPGAVRVAQHRALAQLRKKLAAQQPE
- the groL gene encoding chaperonin GroEL (60 kDa chaperone family; promotes refolding of misfolded polypeptides especially under stressful conditions; forms two stacked rings of heptamers to form a barrel-shaped 14mer; ends can be capped by GroES; misfolded proteins enter the barrel where they are refolded when GroES binds) produces the protein MPKLIAFDQEAREGIQRGVDTLADAVKVTLGPRGRNVVLSKAFGGPTVTNDGVTIARDIDVDEPFENLGAQLVKSVAVKTNDIAGDGTTTATLLAQALIFEGLRNVAAGANPVELNRGIAAAAEKVVEELKKRATPVNSASEIAQVATVSSRDSEVGEMVAGAMEKVGKDGVVTVEESQTIDSAVDVTEGISFDKGYLSPYFATEEETNHAELDDAAILLVRNKISSLPDFLPLLEKIAESNRPTLIIAEDVEGEPLQALVVNSIRKVLKIAAVKAPYFGERRKGFMDDLAVVTGAAVVDPEVGVNLNEVGLEVLGSARRVTVTKEDTVIVDGAGTAEAVEERREQLRREIERTDSTWDKEKLEERLAKLSGGVAVIRVGAATETEVNERKLRVEDAINAARAAVEEGVIAGGGSVLVQISRELEKYAESFTGEAQTGVLSVARALTRPAYWIAHNAGLDGSVVVSRIADLPNGEGFNASTLEYGNLLDNGIIDPVKVTHSAVVNATSVARMVLTTEASVVEKPAETEEPAGHQH